A DNA window from Brachionichthys hirsutus isolate HB-005 chromosome 10, CSIRO-AGI_Bhir_v1, whole genome shotgun sequence contains the following coding sequences:
- the LOC137900430 gene encoding 5-hydroxytryptamine receptor 3A-like — protein MRSSAAWTALLPLLIHGAAGTCAVKRLGGGGSGRFANATLVRLSEFLSGGYKKGVRPVKDWRTSTMVSIDLMVYSILNVDEKNQVLTTYVWYRQAWTDEFLVWDPEDFDEVKQVSIPTANVWVPDILINEFVDVGKSPDIPYVYVTHNGLVRNYKPIQVVTACSLNIYNFPFDVQKCSLTFQSWLHTIDDINITLMRSPEELREDKSVFMNQGEWELLHILSRYKMFSVDDSDHYAEMKFHVVIRRRPLFYTVNLLLPSIFLMLMDVVGFYLPPDSGERVSFKITLLLGYSVFLIIVSDTLPATAIGTPLIGVYFVVCMALLVISLTETVLIVRLVHKQDLQTPVPDWVKYLVLERAPVLFCIRRKPRLCSRLSSQASDREHYKDNSYGTAQCSLHHTCEAGRRLSQHERDGGLLGLGLPPSRDTTPPVMDNILQEVTAIRHFLEKRDKCRDVAKEWLQVGYVLDVLLFRVYLVAMVAYTVTLGTLWSVWQVA, from the exons ATGAGGAGCTCAGCAGCCTGGACGGCGCTCCTGCCCCTCCTCATCCACGGAGCAGCGGGGACCTGCGCAG TGAAGAGGCTGGGGGGCGGCGGCTCGGGACGGTTCGCCAACGCCACGCTCGTCCGTCTGTCTGAGTTCCTGAGTGGGGGCTACAAGAAGGGCGTGAGACCCGTGAAGGACTGGAGGACGTCCACGATGGTGTCCATCGACCTGATGGTCTATTCCATCCTCAACGTG GATGAGAAGAACCAGGTTCTGACCACCTACGTTTGGTACCGACAG GCGTGGACAGACGAGTTCCTGGTCTGGGATCCGGAAGATTTTGACGAAGTCAAGCAGGTTTCTATTCCCACGGCCAACGTGTGGGTTCCTGACATCCTCATCAACGAGTT CGTGGATGTGGGGAAGTCTCCGGACATCCCTTACGTCTACGTGACTCACAACGGGCTGGTGCGGAACTACAAGCCCATCCAGGTGGTGACGGCCTGCAGCCTGAACATCTACAACTTCCCCTTTGACGTCCAGAAATGCAGCCTCACCTTCCAGAGCTGGCTACACACCA TCGACGACATCAACATCACCCTGATGCGAAGCCCCGAGGAGCTCCGAGAGGACAAGAGCGTCTTCATGAACCAGGGCGAGTGGGAGCTGCTCCACATCCTGTCCCGGTACAAGATGTTCAGCGTGGACGACAGCGACCATTACGCCGAGATGAAGTTCCAC GTGGTGATCCGGCGGCGGCCGCTGTTCTACACGGTGAACCTGCTGCTGCCCAGCATCTTCCTGATGCTGATGGACGTGGTGGGCTTCTACCTGCCCCCGGACAGCGGAGAGAGGGTTTCCTTCAAGATCACGCTGCTCCTGGGCTACTCCGTCTTCCTCATCATCGTGTCGGACACTCTGCCCGCCACCGCCATCGGAACCCCTCTGATAG GCGTCTACTTCGTGGTCTGCATGGCCCTCCTGGTGATCAGCCTGACTGAAACCGTGCTGATTGTGCGCCTGGTGCACAAGCAGGACCTGCAGACCCCCGTGCCGGACTGGGTGAAGTACCTGGTCCTCGAGAGAGCGCCGGTCCTCTTCTGCATTCGCAGGAAGCCCCGCCTCTGCTCCAGGCTGTCCTCCCAGGCCTCGGATCGGGAGCACTACAAGGACAACAGCTACGGAACCG CCCAGTGCAGCCTCCACCATACCTGCGAGGCAGGTCGGAGGCTAAGCCAGCACGAGAGGGACGGTGGGCTGCTCGGGCTCGGTCTGCCCCCCTCCAGGGACACCACCCCGCCCGTCATGGACAACATCCTGCAGGAAGTGACGGCGATACGCCACTTCCTGGAGAAGAGGGATAAATGCCGGGACGTTGCCAAGGAGTGGCTGCAGGTCGGCTACGTGCTGGACGTGCTTCTCTTCAGGGTCTACCTGGTGGCCATGGTGGCGTACACCGTCACGCTGGGCACGTTGTGGTCTGTCTGGCAGGTCGCCTGA
- the LOC137900704 gene encoding 5-hydroxytryptamine receptor 3B-like gives MWSLEGTTCPLWLMLLSSARLLGGVPEKPTRSALNQLTRTLLRKYDCGVRPVHNWTSRTTVYIDLLLQSVLDVNGNTQSITTSIWYRQIWTDEFLVWNPDDFDGIDEISLSSDAIWIPDVIVSEFVDAGKSPPIPYVYVSSLGLVKSYRPLQGVLACSLEMYAFPFDKQNCSLTFRSWLHSVKEIDLALWRSADAIANDTKEFMTDGEWELLSIPSRHWRAHQDGADYAHIQFNVLIRRRPLLYVVGLLIPSIFLMMVDVMSFYLPLNSGTRIAFKISILLGYTVFRVNMTEDLPSTAVRTPLIGVFFVVCMALLMLSLIKSILVVKLLYHGEAEVRQMSVSACLLDKYGSAAHDLSQSALTSIRTLDCIDPSGDYEPDPSLAEDDLLLLRGIRSTPSGLDWLHQELASLRLALSQEDTESSAQAEWLSLCSKLDRFLFRFYLLVLVLYAGTLALLWASWSSA, from the exons CTCGCCTGCTGGGGGGGGTGCCGGAGAAGCCGACGCGGTCCGCACTGAACCAGCTGACCAGAACCCTCCTCAGGAAGTACGACTGCGGCGTCCGGCCGGTGCACAACTGGACCAGCCGGACCACCGTCTACATcgacctgctgctgcagtcggTCCTGGATGTG AATGGAAACACCCAAAGCATCACCACCAGTATCTGGTACAGGCAG aTCTGGACGGACGAGTTCCTGGTTTGGAACCCAGACGACTTCGATGGCATCGATGAGATCTCGCTGTCGTCCGACGCCATCTGGATTCCCGACGTGATCGTTTCTGAATT TGTGGATGCAGGGAAGTCCCCCCCCATCCCCTACGTCTACGTCAGCTCGTTGGGCCTGGTGAAGAGCTACCGCCCCCTGCAGGGCGTGCTGGCCTGCAGCCTGGAGATGTACGCCTTCCCGTTTGACAAGCAGAACTGCAGCCTGACCTTCCGGAGCTGGCTCCATTCGG TGAAGGAAATCGACCTGGCGCTGTGGAGGAGCGCGGACGCCATCGCCAACGATACCAAGGAGTTCATGACTGACGGCGAGTGGGAACTGTTGTCCATTCCCTCGCGCCACTGGCGAGCCCACCAGGACGGCGCCGACTACGCCCACATCCAGTTCAAC GTGCTGATCCgccggcgccccctgctgtatGTGGTGGGCCTCCTCATCCCCAGCATCTTCCTCATGATGGTGGACGTGATGAGCTTCTACCTGCCCCTGAACAGCGGCACGCGCATCGCCTTCAAGATCAGCATCCTGCTGGGCTACACGGTCTTCAGGGTCAACATGACGGAGGACCTGCCCTCCACTGCGGTCAGGACGCCCCTCATAG GCGTGTTCTTCGTGGTCTGCATGGCGCTGCTGATGCTCAGCCTGATCAAGTCCATCCTGGTGGTGAAGCTGCTCTACCACGGCGAGGCCGAGGTGCGGCAGATGTCGGTGTCGGCCTGCCTGCTGGATAAATACGGCTCGGCCGCTCACGACCTCAGCCAGAGCGCTCTGACCTCCATCAGAACCCTGGACTGCATCGACCCGTCCGGCG ATTATGAACCGGATCCGTCCCTGGCGGAGGAtgacctgctgctcctcagaggGATCCGGAGCACCCCCTCCGGATTGGACTGGCTTCATCAGGAGCTGGCCTCCCTCCGCCTGGCCCTGTCCCAGGAGGACACGGAGTCTTCGGCTCAGGCTGAATGGCTGTCCCTCTGCTCCAAGCTGGACCGCTTCCTGTTCCGCTTCtacctgctggttctggttctgtacgCCGGGACTCTGGCGCTGCTCTGGGCGAGCTGGAGCTCCGCCTGA